Proteins encoded in a region of the Uloborus diversus isolate 005 chromosome 1, Udiv.v.3.1, whole genome shotgun sequence genome:
- the LOC129231540 gene encoding uncharacterized protein LOC129231540, whose amino-acid sequence MRLGGRLEFSEFSLDNKHPVILPTTSAFTRLIVLKEHEKIMHGGTSATLAKIRSRFWIPKGRQLIKKIIKNCLICQKYLAKPADQMTEPLPKDRIQESPPFSNCGIDFAGPVYVKNYKDMQKSYIVLFTCAVTRAVHLELVSNMSTQAFLLAFRRFLSRRDLRTGHRLDCSKEGKSLKIGDVVLLEGSNKNKFLWPLGIITELFKGREGLVRACTVKTKDGQYRRPIQLVYPLEMINGP is encoded by the exons ATGAGATTAGGAGGAAGATTGGAGTTCTCAGAGTTCTCTTTGGATAATAAACATCCAGTCATCTTGCCTACAACCTCCGCATTTACAAGACTGATAGTACTTAAAGAGCATGAAAAAATCATGCACGGAGGTACATCTGCTACTCTAGCCAAAATTAGATCTCGCTTCTGGATCCCGAAGGGGCGCCAGCTAATTAAAaagatcatcaaaaattgcttgatTTGCCAGAAATATTTAGCCAAACCAGCAGATCAAATGACAGAACCTTTACCGAAAGATAGAATCCAAGAGTCACCACCATTTTCCAATTGCGGAATTGATTTTGCGGGACCTGTATATGTAAAGAACTACAAAGATATGCAAAAGTCGTATATTGTTTTGTTCACCTGCGCTGTAACTCGTGCCGTACATCTTGAACTTGTGTCAAACATGTCGACACAAGCCTTTTTACTGGCATTTAGAAGATTCTTAAGTAGAAGAG ATTTAAGAACTGGACATCGCTTGGATTGCAGTAAAGAAGGAAAATCTCTCAAGATAGGGGACGTGGTACTTCTCGAAGgaagtaacaaaaataagttcttgtgGCCTTTAGGTATAATTACAGAACTCTTTAAAGGACGTGAAGGACTTGTTCGTGCCTGCACAGTTAAGACAAAGGACGGACAATATAGGAGGCCGATACAGCTAGTGTATCCTTTGGAAATGATCA
- the LOC129231449 gene encoding uncharacterized protein LOC129231449 → MQLHKWHTNSRELHELLNKEGILSNANFEISDVENTALKVLGMAWDNSRDLLYFDIRSLLSFLSKPIETKRFILQVLGRIFDPIGILGPFTVRIKLLIQKIWASHIDWDDPLPEDLISLWRKWCEELHQISKFKIPRHYFFESLCSDIRNLELHCFSDASTAACGTVAYLRFKTNDKEIRTTLIASKNRVAPLKILTLPKLELMGALLSAKLGNNIVRILNSNIPCYFWTDSSITYFWIKKQPDAFKPFVKNRVQDIQKLTSPNNWGHCRSCDNPADLVSRGAKISKLINETLWTQGSPWLRLSPDHWPKLFHEKIVEESQLEYRKQSLETHELEYIVENREDPVDLFKYSDLEKLLRVTAWTMRFIAKLRKSSNMQGALITEELQKADNLLIRCEQKRHFGEEF, encoded by the coding sequence ATGCAACTGCACAAATGGCATACTAATTCGAGAGAATTACATGAACTTTTGAATAAAGAAGGCATACtttcaaatgcaaattttgaaatttctgatgTTGAAAACACCGCCTTAAAGGTTTTGGGCATGGCGTGGGATAATTCGAGGGATTTACTGTATTTTGATATTCGAAGCCTGTTGTCATTTTTATCGAAACCAATTGAGACAAAAAGGTTTATTCTACAAGTGTTAGGACGAATTTTTGACCCAATAGGAATTTTGGGACCTTTCACTGTAAGAATCAAACTCTTAATTCAGAAGATTTGGGCATCACATATAGATTGGGACGATCCACTTCCTGAAGATTTGATCTCCCTATGGAGAAAATGGTGCGAAGAGTTGCATCAAATAAGTAAATTCAAAATCCCTcgacattatttttttgaaagtttgtgcTCAGACATTAGAAATCTTGAACTACATTGCTTCTCAGACGCTAGCACTGCGGCATGTGGTACAGTTGCGTACTTACGTTTCAAGACGAATGATAAAGAAATTCGAACGACGCTCATTGCTTCCAAAAATAGGGTAGCGCCATTGAAAATACTCACCTTACCCAAATTAGAACTAATGGGGGCATTACTATCTGCCAAACTGGGAAATAATATAGTgagaattttgaattcaaatatccCTTGTTATTTTTGGACCGATTCAAGCATAACGTATTTTTGGATCAAGAAACAGCCCGATGCATTTAAACCCTTTGTTAAGAATCGTGTTCAGGATATTCAGAAGTTGACGTCACCAAATAATTGGGGACATTGCAGAAGTTGTGATAATCCAGCGGACTTGGTCAGCCGAGGAGCAAAGATCTCAAAGTTGATTAATGAAACCCTTTGGACACAAGGTTCACCTTGGTTGAGACTTTCGCCTGACCATTGGCCAAAATTGTTCCATGAGAAAATAGTAGAAGAATCTCAGCTAGAATATAGAAAACAATCCCTGGAGACACATGAACTTGAATATATAGTCGAAAATAGAGAAGACCCAGTTGATTTATTCAAATATAGTGACTTAGAAAAGTTATTGAGGGTTACAGCATGGACAATGCGCTTTATCGCGAAATTGAGAAAATCTAGTAACATGCAAGGAGCTCTAATTACAGAAGAGCTACAAAAAGCAGACAATTTACTGATACGATGTGAACAAAAGAGGCACTTTGGAGAAGAATTTTAA